CAGCTACAGGTAACAGACAGAGATACTTCAGTCAACTTAGTTTGAGAAGCAGGGCCCTTCTTTGTGTGACAGGTATTGTTGCAAGTTACATAAAaagctattattattattgtttattactgtatgatatgttacttCTGTTTCGGTAGCGTCTCTTCATTTTCGGACTGTCAAAATGTCACCCTAACACCGTACCCAAACAGGCCGCGCACGTGCACCATtgtgcgcaaattgattttgttccccacaccaaacgcgatcccgacacgcaggttgaaatatcaaaacaaactctgaaccaattatattaatttggggacaggttgaaaagcattaaacatttatggcaatttagctagctagcttgctgttgctagctaatttgtcctgggatataaacgttgagttgctatcttacctgaaatgcacattacatttacatttacatttaagtcatttagcagactctcttatccagagcgacttacaagtacatacattcatactttttttgtactggccccccgtgggaatcgaacccacaaccctggcgttgcaagcgccatgctctaccaactgagccacacggggcacaaggtcctctactccgaaaattaatccacacataaaacggtcaaccgaatcgtttctagtcatccctcctccttccaggctttttcttctttggactttatatggcgattggcatctaacttcCATAGTTACCACGATGACCGACCgaactcagttcatctttcaatcacccacgtgggcataaccaatgaggagatggcacgtgggtatctgcttctataaaccaatgaggagatgggagaggcaggacttgcactccattcagcgtcacaaatagaactgacttctatatTAGCGCTTGGCAATGCAGACGCTCAATGGggcacgcgagcagtgtgggtgcaataattgaataacatgtatgttacaatttattttgcaatgctcgcaAATGCGAcgtgagcggtgtggtcagcatgtaactgtctgtgtctttatttcagGTGTTCCAACTgcaggaagagaagaagaagctTCAGGAGGACTTCTCCTCTCTGCTGCAGAACAGGGAAGAGCTGGAGAGGAGGTGTGCCTCTATACAGAGAGAGCAGACCCAGCTGGGACCACGCCTAGAAGAGACCAAGTGGGAGGTGGGTGGGTCAGACATTAGGGTTGATTCATGTACACCATTTCAAAGTAAGTGATCTCAATATTCACAAAATATTTATTCTCCCTCatttcctccttccttccctccccagGTGTGTCAGAAATCAGGTGAGATCTCCCTTTTGAAACAGCAACTGAAGGAGTGCCAGTCAGAGCTGAGCCAGAAGGGCGGGGAGCTGGTGGTCCTGAAGTCCCAGTTGAGAGAGCTAAGGTCCGATCTCCAGAACAGCCAGGCTACGACCCAGGAGGCTGGGCCGGCCCTACGAACACGCTCCCTGGAGCTGGAGGTCTGCGAGAATGAGCTCCAGCGCAGGAAGAGCGAAGCCGAGCTGCTCCGCGAGAAAGTCGGACGCTTGGAGGAAGAGTTGGCCCGCCTCCGAGATGCCCTGGCCAATCAGGAAGGAGGTTATCTTCCTGGAGGCCAGGCATCAGCCACTAAGGGCCAATGTATGAGCCTGCCCCTCCCCCAGGGGCGTGGGGGTGTGGGGGGTGGAAGGGAGGGCCTCAGCCCCTCTGTGGGGTACCGAGATGCGGAGGAGGGGAGGCTGGGTTGGGGTGGGGAGAGTGATGAGACCAAGGCTCAGAGGCAGAGTGCTGAAGCTGTGCTGGGACTCAGGCAACAGGTGAGCTCCAACAACAACGATGTTTATACTTTCTTTCAGTCTCATATGAACCCCCAACCCTCACACCATTGCACTAGTTTCTGTGGTTTCTCTATTGGTGTTCAGACAGTAAAACCTGTACTGTAATACATGTTAAAACCACACACTTGAAAAAACAATGACCGACCTTGTTTCAATAATTTTTTTACCATTTTCATTGCAGAATAGTGCTTGAATAATACTTATACTGCTCTGTTGTGTATTGTTTTAACATTGTGATAGAACAACTTCATATGGATTTTGAAATTATCAAATAACTTCCATTAATCagttaatcaaccaatcaatccaTGTGTTGTGTGTCAGGTGGAGAGGCTGAGGGCAGAGCTGATGTACGAGAGGAGGAGCAGTGAGGAGCAGCTGGGCGGatttgaggaggagaggagggtctgGCAGCAGGAAAAGGAAAAGGTGATCCGCTACCAGAAGCAGCTGCAGCAGAACTACATCCAGATGTACAGGAGGAACAGAGATCTggagagagtgatgagagagCTCAGtctagagctggagaacagagatGTAGAGGACTACGACATCCACAGTGGCAGCAACGACATCCACTTCGAGGAGATCGCCGCTACTGAGATCTAGAGGGACCATACAGGGTGTCCTCTCGCCCCAGTGAGATTTAGAGACCAGACAGGGGCGTTGTCTAACCCCAGTGAGATTTAGAGACCAGACAGGGCGTAGTCTAACCCCAGTGAGATTTAGACACCAGACAGGGCGTAGTCTAACCCCAGTGAGATTTAGAGACCAGACAGGGCGTTGTCTAACCCCAGTGTCCTCTCGCTCCCATGACAATTAGTACCAGCACCCTGATTTGATCTGATTTCCCCATCACTGCTACTGAGAGGTCTGCGtccaaaatggaaccctattcgcTATGTAGTGCACTTATTTTGGATAGAGAACAGGTTACCGTTTTAAATTTGCATCCAGACTACAGAGGGTGTACCTGGACTTACTCCCCTAACCACAGTACCAGCACTCTTTACTTCTCTACACTCTTGGGAAAGaatgtgctatctagaacctaaacggGTTCTTTGTCTgttcccataggataaccctttgaataactagttttggttccagatagaacccttttggttccaggcagaacctcaaaccaaaaagggttcccccATTGGGACAGCCGAAGTAtacttttggaacccttttttctaagtgtgtatGCTGTCATGGACATTAAGGGAGCATCTCTGTCTCAGGGTTGATTTACTCTACTAGACACTGGGATGCACCCTCCTCTAGGCCCTCACAGGAACAGCTGACTACCTGCAGTCAGAAAGGACTCCATCATTTCGTCATTCGGACTTGAAAGAAGT
This portion of the Salvelinus namaycush isolate Seneca chromosome 22, SaNama_1.0, whole genome shotgun sequence genome encodes:
- the LOC120017828 gene encoding leucine zipper putative tumor suppressor 2 homolog, which encodes MEKVLIRPTAFKPVVPMNRHSVQYLSPRPGGNLSESQGTLNLLMPLSINGNNGNTVVNNVNTVFNNVVNGTGSYGNVVPLVGSSSSSDSKRNSYSGGRNARSSHSCSMSDSGRNSLSSLPTHSSLANSEASGSGSGSVGSGVGPEPGRTTTTNGGSGINGGHAHSTSHGHSNSDSGRSSSSKSTGSLSGRGQPLSDSGSCGRSPPTLEGYEGVVRELEEKLRERDLELQQLRENLDENEAAICQVYEKKQLRCERELEELRQSCSSKMKQASQKAQRVQQALQLQVFQLQEEKKKLQEDFSSLLQNREELERRCASIQREQTQLGPRLEETKWEVCQKSGEISLLKQQLKECQSELSQKGGELVVLKSQLRELRSDLQNSQATTQEAGPALRTRSLELEVCENELQRRKSEAELLREKVGRLEEELARLRDALANQEGGYLPGGQASATKGQCMSLPLPQGRGGVGGGREGLSPSVGYRDAEEGRLGWGGESDETKAQRQSAEAVLGLRQQVERLRAELMYERRSSEEQLGGFEEERRVWQQEKEKVIRYQKQLQQNYIQMYRRNRDLERVMRELSLELENRDVEDYDIHSGSNDIHFEEIAATEI